The following coding sequences are from one Nicotiana tomentosiformis chromosome 3, ASM39032v3, whole genome shotgun sequence window:
- the LOC104095605 gene encoding NAC domain containing protein 52-like, producing the protein MGHLELEEGFRFRPKDSEGLTFLLRFVVGQEMYDAGFITTNVDVYGKQEPWEIYEHGVPCGDDEDSSSYPHFITKLKKKSNARYHRAVGNKGSWKQDAKGKPMVNIGSKTNLSYKNKEFYPEDQKDGHWLMKEYELSKVILHKFDQDCRDYVLCAIKKLKHVNSSSETSTITTLNNVSDGTDEITSSVDGLLATNNCKNYYNMCKNLEHSEMMAFQESMVMNNSVVEPLQVVVVGPSEGLF; encoded by the coding sequence ATGGGGCACTTAGAGCTAGAAGAGGGTTTCCGTTTCCGCCCAAAAGATTCAGAAGGACTTACGTTCTTGTTGAGATTCGTTGTTGGACAAGAGATGTATGATGCTGGATTTATTACCACTAACGTTGATGTCTATGGCAAACAAGAACCCTGGGAAATATATGAACATGGAGTACCCTGTGGTGATGATGAGGACAGCAGTAGTTATCCCCACTTTATCACAAAGCTGAAGAAGAAAAGCAACGCGAGGTATCATCGTGCTGTAGGAAACAAGGGAAGTTGGAAACAGGACGCCAAGGGCAAACCAATGGTTAATATTGGATCCAAGACAAATTTGTCTTACAAGAATAAAGAGTTTTACCCTGAAGATCAGAAAGATGGACATTGGCTCATGAAGGAGTACGAGCTTTCTAAGGTTATTCTTCACAAGTTCGACCAAGACTGTAGAGATTATGTTCTCTGTGCCATCAAGAAGCTGAAGCACGTTAACAGTTCATCCGAAACTTCCACAATCACGACGTTGAATAATGTTTCCGATGGAACTGATGAGATAACGAGTTCTGTTGATGGCTTGTTGGCTACTAACAATTGCAAGAATTATTATAATATGTGCAAGAATTTGGAACACTCTGAAATGATGGCTTTTCAAGAATCAATGGTGATGAATAACAGTGTTGTTGAACCATTACAAGTAGTggttgttggcccaagtgaaggtttgttttga